One window of the Eriocheir sinensis breed Jianghai 21 chromosome 59, ASM2467909v1, whole genome shotgun sequence genome contains the following:
- the LOC126985305 gene encoding nascent polypeptide-associated complex subunit alpha, muscle-specific form-like isoform X25, which yields MSVVGSVVVIKRTGADGTPYPMVHCSCSIGRNIECDIRVQLNSVSQQQCRIDVDPSGKAYLTNLSHNNQTVLGDYTLAPEEVCMLSHKQVISVGERKFRWEYPEDSALAVSFPAVAPAEKVKILVPVDKSPLPRYTDSAGVSHRWSIDDASEAKRKKVSFGPQLNPEHFDKLLPPATPVSKGDKPNGRQSPLDAPSSGPGSARKSGRVSVASTFESIPEYVPDTPTKSLLRRRSPTPVKPYLARSLGISMGKLQGDVPSPEKETPHTSQAQPTEVPAQSSKPMPTDKPMDRTPVKKPVTPLKRPTPGPKTPKSPKVISTKIAHLKLVSPSAAGEKSTSPRGRPKNTPSPKAPGAASPRGRPRKSLSPSATPSPRGRPKKSLSPSPRGRPKKSLSPSATPSPRGRPKKSQSPKAPGTPVPRGRPKSQSPKAPRGRPKSQSPKAPRGRPKSQSPKAPRGRPKSQSPKAPRGRPKSQSPKAPRGRPKSQSPKAPRGRPKSQSPKSLGTPLPRGRPKKSLSPSPKLQGSLKRPASTSQVSSTPQKKLFKFSNSPLKPPAPKTLTPKLGTPKRAGTPTYVTPKKFMKVGTPKSVGKINNATPKKPSSPKASPKVATPKASPKSATPKGSPKLSSPKPSTPKGSPKAGTPKGSPKLSSPKSATPRKVTSPKVVSSKLSSPKASSKLSSPKSATPKASPKSATPKASPKSATPKASPKSATPKRAATPKASPKSATPKRVSSPKAATPKASPKLTSLKSATPKASPKAATPKASPKSATPKRVSSPKAATPKASPKFPTPKASPKFPTPKSSPKVAASKASPKFPTPKASPKFPTPKSATPKAASPKLATPKKLSAKSISPRFLSSKLASYKCPSPKFPSPKLSSPKSSPKFPSPKLSPKFSSPKSAAKKFSSPKAANLKLSSPKNRSSPKLSSPKSTSKAATSPKLSSPKPSRPKKLSTPRKPTTPKKLSTPKGTSPKTPSTPKPGRPKTVATPKATTPKPGHSKKLSTPRSASPRKPATPKFASPEVLAAPGSVTPWSVSRKKLSSPKFSSPEVIAAPGSAKGKKSQSPKFASPKNVCAVLLTPPHTGSPKASSTSKLTPPKSPGVKRSATLKTPTPKKLKTDSPKNSGSATPKSTGKKHPRTPASALRIKAATSRSTHKKVTIKSQTSATPGLKSGKLSRVMKAKTPKKTWADVLKKGLTGKGAALSRSQKARTVLAATRTMHKQSKRTVQPKKTKQTFPFQEAALKQQEVASTTSTGHANSPAPIIIRRKTTQTPKVFRRGQKQPCPVNQPGGVGDTADLEGLSSLMATPRVPPQGETAVPSPRGRVKATPRTSPSQRLRRALRSSPSSSSANTSISSINMTNFDFSAVRTPELTKDLFVSSLETPAPCGTPESVYRNPADRQALDSPVQVTIEADATTFDFGNAHTPDVTQDKFVSPVSGLRTPRTAISTPKPQLKNMAPLRNLSAESIPQEQQETSSRDAASEENLEGAAGTSSQANHTDAASVKKLLRTPKAATSPQADYTDVAGVKKLLKTPRAAPPSPQANYTDVAGVKKLLRTPKPAATSPQADYTNIVGTRKLMKTPGPVPASPEADYTNVAGVGKMLRTPKPAPASPEADYTQVAGMKKLLRTPKPAVASPEADYTNVAGVGKLLRTPKPAVVSPKADYTNVAGVGKLLRTPKAAVASPEADYTNVRGVRHLLRSPKTPTNTPEADFTGVAMLLSTPEPQLEDDAAVRVERARKTPLADHTNVDRSQSPVRGAKGKAATPQKEASPATSSPSENIPPQGQEEEGPAPRRSQRKPKAADQQSEVTPVRRMRSRRKIEDCVLELVQSPIGSTHSLLSTPLEEQPTPTRKSKRTRKGGVDADQDTPSKALVAPGTPVTVLQATVDAGEVAPLPEVLPSPEEDSIQGKQGKEEEAATPRPKKGRAKKELSDETEVQNVPAKTLDENVAVESPAKTTRRGRAAKGTAAESDTKESVEEEARPAPTVRGRGRRAVAAAAPVEDSSQREQSAEASLPKGRGTKNKLPDEEVEVQNVPDKTSSSDEDVTESPAKITRRGRTAKGAAAESGKKKSVEEAAQLTPTVRGRGRRAAAVAAAAAIAIGSPKDQTSKDDKPQASKSKRGQSKEEHDTAAVEEGGKGTRRTRRKVAFADEPDTKQSKDEDSEEKSIPAKRPAARKTRGGRGSKKEEEEDEAEDKENNSPPKKARTQRTRAKKGDTADDDEGKAEDKEDEDNATPAKRGKRPLRTKSKNTSEEKMDEDTKTEEEKAATTKKGRPRKAAAKKGGKDDEKMEEKEDVPSEDSKDEECVPTPPKRGRRQQKAAQDPPPARTSNRRGKVTAEVASPEARPTRATRSRKKL from the exons atgagTGTCGTGGGCTCCGTGGTGGTTATCAAGCGGACGGGCGCCGACGGGACGCCCTACCCCATGGTGCACTGCAGCTGCTCCATCGGCAGGAACATcgagtgtgacatccgggtgCAGCTTAACTCAGTGTCCCAGCAGCAGTGTCGCATCGATGTGGACCCCAGCGGGAAG GCGTATCTCACGAACCTGAGTCACAACAACCAAACAGTGCTGGGTGACTACACGCTGGCCCCGGAGGAGGTGTGCATGCTCAGCCACAAGCAGGTCATCAGCGTGGGGGAGAGGAAGTTCCGCTGGGAGTACCCTGAAGACTCCGCCCTGGCTGTGTCTTTCCCCGCTGTCGCCCCTGCAGAAAAAGTGAAGATCCTCGTGCCTGTGGACAAGTCGCCGCTCCCTCGCTATACAGACAGTG CTGGAGTGTCACATCGCTGGAGTATTGATGATGCTTCAGAGGCCAAGAGGAAGAAGGTGTCGTTTGGACCTCAACTGAACCCTGAGCACTTCGACAAGCTCCTGCCGCCCGCCACTCCCGTAAGCAAGGGAGACAAGCCCAACGGTCGCCAGAGTCCCCTCGATGCCCCTTCGTCTGGCCCAGGCAGTGCGAGAAAATCTGGAAGAGTGTCGGTTGCCTCCACATTTGAGAGTATCCCTGAGTATGTTCCCGACACACCCACCAAGAGCCTCCTGCGTCGACGAAGCCCCACCCCAGTCAAGCCCTATCTGGCACGCAGCCTTGGAATCAGCATGGGCAAGCTGCAGGGGGATGTACCCTCCCCAGAGAAAGAAACTCCACACACATCACAAGCCCAACCCACTGAAGTCCCTGCCCAATCCTCTAAGCCAATGCCAACTGACAAGCCTATGGACAGAACACCAGTAAAGAAGCCAGTCACACCACTCAAGCGACCCACACCTGGTCCAAAGACACCCAAATCCCCAAAGGTTATCTCCACAAAGATCGCACACTTGAAGCTCGTGTCCCCAAGTGCTGCTGGGGAGAAATCCACATCTCCCCGAGGCCGCCCCAAGAACACCCCCAGCCCCAAGGCACCGGGAGCAGCCTCGCCTCGTGGTCGCCCCAGGAAGTCCCTATCACCATCGGCAACACCATCACCACGTGGCCGACCAAAGAAGTCTCTATCACCATCACCGCGTGGCCGACCAAAGAAGTCCCTGTCACCAtcagcaacaccatcaccacggGGTAGACCAAAGAAATCCCAGAGTCCCAAGGCACCAGGAACACCAGTACCACGTGGCCGTCCAAAGTCCCAGAGTCCCAAGGCACCACGCGGTCGCCCAAAGTCCCAGAGTCCCAAGGCTCCACGCGGTCGCCCAAAGTCCCAGAGTCCCAAGGCTCCACGCGGTCGCCCAAAGTCCCAGAGTCCCAAGGCTCCACGCGGTCGCCCAAAGTCCCAGAGTCCCAAGGCACCACGCGGTCGCCCAAAGTCCCAGAGTCCCAAGGCACCACGTGGTCGCCCCAAGTCTCAGAGTCCCAAGTCACTCGGAACCCCATTGCCACGTGGCCGCCCCAAGAAGTCCCTGAGCCCTTCTCCTAAGCTGCAAGGGTCCCTCAAGAGGCCTGCAAGTACCAGCCAGGTTTCcagcaccccccaaaaaaagttgTTCAAGTTTTCTAACTCTCCTCTTAAACCACCAGCACCCAAGACACTCACACCCAAGCTTGGCACCCCAAAGAGAGCTGGCACCCCTACATATGTTACTCCCAAAAAGTTTATGAAGGTTGGTACCCCTAAAAGTGTTGGGAAAATTAATAATGCCACTCCCAAGAAGCCCTCCTCACCAAAGGCTTCCCCAAAGGTGGCCACTCCCAAGGCTTCTCCCAAGTCAGCAACTCCTAAGGGTTCTCCCAAGCTGTCATCCCCAAAGCCATCAACACCTAAGGGTTCTCCCAAAGCAGGAACTCCCAAGGGTTCTCCCAAGCTCTCATCTCCTAAATCTGCCACCCCCAGGAAAGTAACATCTCCCAAGGTTGTCTCATCCAAGCTGTCGtcccccaaggcttcttccaagcTGTCATCTCCCAAATCTGCAACTCCTAAGGCTTCTCCCAAATCTGCAACTCCTAAGGCTTCTCCCAAATCTGCCACTCCGAAGGCTTCTCCCAAGTCTGCCACTCCCAAGAGA GCAGCAACTCCTAAGGCTTCTCCCAAATCTGCCACCCCCAAGAGAGTATCATCTCCCAAGGCAGCAACTCCTAAGGCTTCTCCCAAGCTGACATCCCTGAAATCTGCCACCCCCAAAGCTTCTCCCAAGGCAGCAACTCCTAAGGCTTCTCCCAAGTCTGCCACCCCTAAGAGAGTGTCATCTCCCAAGGCAGCAACTCCTAAGGCTTCTCCCAAGTTCCCTACTCCCAAGGCTTCTCCCAAGTTTCCCACACCCAAGTCTTCCCCAAAGGTAGCAGCTTCTAAGGCTTCCCCCAAGTTTCCCACCCCTAAGGCTTCCCCCAAGTTTCCCACACCCAAGTCTGCCACTCCCAAGGCTGCCTCTCCCAAGCTTGCCACTCCCAAGAAGCTTTCAGCCAAGTCCATTTCCCCCAGGTTTCTCTCCTCCAAGCTGGCATCATACAAATGTCCCTCACCCAAGTTTCCGTCACCCAAGCTTTCATCTCCCAAGTCATCTCCTAAGTTTCCCTCACCCAAGCTGTCTCCCAAGTTTTCCTCTCCCAAGTCTGCAGCCAAGAAGTTTTCCTCCCCTAAAGCTGCAAACCTCAAGCTATCCTCTCCCAAGAACCGCTCGTCCCCCAAATTGTCGTCGCCAAAATCCACTTCAAAGGCCGCCACATCTCCAAAGCTATCCTCTCCCAAGCCTAGCCGCCCTAAGAAGCTGTCGACTCCCAGGAAACCCACAACCCCCAAGAAACTGTCCACTCCCAAGGGCACCTCTCCCAAAACCCCTTCCACTCCCAAGCCAGGTCGGCCCAAGACAGTGGCCACCCCTAAAGCTACCACCCCCAAGCCTGGCCATTCTAAGAAGCTGTCAACCCCCAGGTCTGCCAGCCCAAGGAAGCCAGCAACACCCAAGTTTGCCAGCCCAGAGGTGTTGGCAGCCCCTGGGTCTGTCACTCCTTGGTCGGTTAGCCGCAAAAAGCTCTCATCGCCCAAATTTTCGAGCCCTGAGGTCATAGCAGCCCCGGGTTCTGCTAAGGGCAAGAAGTCCCAGAGCCCCAAGTTTGCCAGTCCCAAGAATGTCTGCGCGGTGCTTCTGACGCCACCACACACTGGCAGCCCCAAAGCATCAAGCACCAGTAAGCTGACACCTCCCAAGTCACCCGGGGTCAAGAGGTCTGCCACACTCAAGACACCAACTCCCAAGAAACTGAAGACAGACAGCCCCAAGAACAGTGGGTCAGCAACACCCAAATCCACCGGCAAGAAACACCCCAGAACCCCGGCCTCTGCTCTTCGCATCAAGGCAGCAACATCAAGGTCCACCCACAAGAAGGTCACTATCAAGAGCCAGACTTCTGCCACGCCGGGCCTCAAGTCAG GAAAGCTGTCCAGGGTGATGAAGGCCAAGACGCCCAAGAAGACCTGGGCTGACGTGCTGAAGAAGGGGCTGACGGGGAAGGGGGCGGCCCTCTCCCGCTCCCAGAAGGCACGGACTGTTCTGGCGGCAACTCGCACCATGCACAAGCAATCCAAAAGGACTGTGCAGCCCAAGAAGACCAAG CAAACATTTCCCTTCCAGGAGGCAGCCCTGAAGCAGCAGGAGGtggccagcaccaccagcacggGCCACGCCAACTCTCCAGCTCCAATCATCATCCGCCGGAAGACAACCCAGACCCCCAAGGTGTTCAGGCGGGGCCAGAAGCAGCCATGCCCCGTCAACCAGCCTGGGGGGGTGGGCGACACCGCTGACCTGGAGGGCCTGTCCTCCCTCATGGCCACCCCCAGGGTGCCACCTCAGG GAGAGACAGCTGTGCCATCCCCAAGAGGCAGGGTGAAGGCCACCCCCCGGACCTCACCGTCCCAGCGGCTGCGCCGGGCTCTGCGCAGCTCCCCGTCCTCGTCCTCTGCCAACACCTCCATCAGCTCCATCAACATGACCAACTTTGACTTCTCTGCTGTCAGGACTCCTGAACTCACCAAGGACCTCTTTGTGTCTTCCCTGGAGACACCAGCCCCCTGCGGCACACCGGAGAGTGTGTACAGAAACCCTGCAGACAGACAGGCCCTGGACTCCCCGGTGCAGGTCACCATAGAGGCCGATGCCACCACCTTTGACTTTGGCAACGCCCACACACCCGACGTGACCCAGGACAAGTTTGTCTCCCCCGTGAGTGGTCTCAGGACTCCCAGAACAGCCATCTCAACGCCAAAGCCACAGCTGAAGAACATGGCCCCACTCAGGAACCTCTCTGCGGAGTCTATACCTCAGGAACAGCAAGAGACAAGTTCCAGGGATGCAGCGTCAGAGGAGAACCTTGAGGGAGCTGCAGGAACTTCATCCCAAGCCAACCACACAGACGCTGCAAGTGTGAAGAAGCTCCTTAGGACGCCCAAGGCTGCCACATCACCCCAGGCAGATTACACAGATGTTGCCGGTGTGAAGAAGCTGCTTAAAACACCAAGAGCTGCACCGCCATCACCACAAGCCAACTACACGGACGTGGCCGGCGTGAAGAAGCTCCTCAGGACACCCAAACCTGCAGCGACATCCCCTCAGGCTGACTACACCAATATAGTGGGGACAAGGAAGCTGATGAAGACGCCCGGGCCTGTACCAGCATCCCCTGAAGCTGACTACACCAATGTTGCAGGTGTAGGCAAGATGCTGAGGACCCCCAAGCCCGCGCCAGCATCCCCTGAGGCTGACTACACACAAGTGGCAGGGATGAAGAAGCTGCTGAGGACCCCCAAGCCTGCTGTGGCATCCCCTGAGGCTGATTATACCAATGTTGCTGGTGTTGGAAAACTGCTGAGAACACCCAAGCCTGCTGTGGTCTCTCCCAAAGCTGACTACACCAATGTTGCAGGTGTGGGCAAGCTGCTCAGGACTCCCAAGGCTGCTGTGGCATCCCCCGAGGCTGACTACACCAATGTTAGAGGTGTTAGACATTTGCTGCGCTCGCCCAAGACTCCCACAAACACACCTGAAGCTGATTTTACAGGTGTGGCTATGCTCCTGTCCACACCTGAGCCACAGCTGGAAGATGATGCAGCTGTGAGGgttgagagagcaagaaagaCTCCCTTGGCAGACCACACCAACGTGGACCGCTCACAGTCCCCGGTGCGAGGAGCGAAAGGCAAGGCTGCCACCCCTCAGAAGGAAGCCTCCCCGGCCACCAGCTCCCCTTCAGAAAATATTCCGCCccagggccaggaggaggagggccctGCGCCGCGGAGGTCACAGAGGAAGCCCAAGGCAGCCGACCAGCAGAGTGAGGTCACGCCAGTCAGGCGGATGCGCTCCAGAAGGAAGATCGAGGACTGTGTCTTGGAGCTGGTGCAGTCTCCCATTGGCTCCACACACTCCCTGCTCTCCACGCCTCTGGAGGAACAGCCAACACCCACGAGAAAGTCCAAGAGGACCaggaaaggaggggtggatgCGGATCAGGACACCCCCAGCAAAGCCTTGGTTGCACCCGGCACCCCGGTCACAGTTCTCCAGGCAACAGTGGATGCAGGTGAAGTAGCACCCCTTCCAGAGGTGCTCCCCTCACCTGAAGAAGACTCCATCCAGGGAAAgcaaggcaaggaggaagaggcagccaCACCTCGGCCAAAGAAAGGCAGAGCAAAGAAGGAGCTCTCGGATGAAACCGAGGTACAAAATGTCCCTGCGAAGACGCTGGATGAGAATGTCGCAGTAGAGTCCCCGGCAAAGACCACCCGCAGGGGAAGAGCTGCCAAGGGAACAGCAGCAGAGTCGGATACAAAGGagtcagtggaggaggaggcccgGCCTGCTCCCAcagtgagagggaggggaaggagagcagTGGCAGCAGCGGCACCTGTTGAAGATTCCAGCCAGAGAGAACAGAGCGCCGAAGCGTCTCTACCAAAGGGACGTGGAACAAAAAATAAGCTCCCAGACGAGGAGGTTGAGGTACAAAATGTCCCTGACAAGACCTCTTCATCAGATGAGGATGTCACAGAGTCTCCGGCAAAGATCACTCGCAGAGGAAGAACTGCAAAGGGAGCAGCAGCAGAGTCTGGCAAGAAGAAGTCTGTGGAAGAGGCGGCCCAGCTTACTCCCAcagtgcgagggagaggaaggagagcagcggcagtagcagcagcagcggctATAGCAATTGGCTCTCCAAAAGACCAAACAAGCAAGGACGACAAACCCCAAGCCTCCAAGAGCAAGAGAGGCCAGAGCAAGGAAGAGCATGACACCGCTGCggtggaggagggtgggaagggaacaAGGAGGACCAGAAGGAAGGTGGCTTTTGCCGACGAGCCCGACACGAAACAAAGTAAGGACGAGGACAGTGAAGAAAAGTCCATCCCTGCCAAGAGACCAGCAGCAAGGAAGACAAGAGGTGGGAGGggaagcaagaaggaggaggaggaggatgaagctgAAGACAAGGAGAATAACAGTCCACCCAAGAAGGCAAGGACACAGAGGACAAGGGCCAAGAAGGGAGacactgctgatgatgatgaaggcaAGGCAGAGGACAAGGAAGATGAGGACAATGCAACTCCTGCCAAGAGGGGAAAGAGGCCGCTGAGAACAAAATCCAAGAATACCAGtgaggaaaaaatggatgaagacaCAAAGACTGAAGAAGAGAAAGCTGCCACAACCAAGAAGGGAAGGCCGAGGAAGGCAGCAgctaagaagggaggaaaggacgacgagaagatggaggagaaggaagatgtgcCCAGCGAGGACTCCAAAGACGAGGAGTGTGTGCCCACGCCCCccaagagagggaggaggcaacAGAAGGCTGCGCAGGACCCTCCCCCCGCCAGGACCAGCAACAGAAGAGGCAAAGTCACGGCCGAGGTTGCTTCCCCAGAGGCCAG GCCTACAAGAGCAACACGATCTCGCAAGAAACTGTAA